One Primulina eburnea isolate SZY01 chromosome 4, ASM2296580v1, whole genome shotgun sequence genomic window, cggttatggataaatatttcggttcggttcggttatgactaattcggttcggtcggaaaccgaattaaccgaatgctCACCCCTACACACCACACAAAAATGACCGTTAATATGTACTCATAATGGCTTCTTCTTGTCTCTAAACCACGTCAAATTTTGCATCCCAAACTTATTTCCTTCCTCAcaatactattttttttaattgaaatcaaaatattaaaataaaaactcaaaaattatcttgatttgaatttttaaaaatatatgctACCATCATCATtcatcacacacacacatatatacatattttatatatatatttaaaaaaaaaaacagattaATGAGCCACCACGACCTACCCGTCATCGCGGTTGGTGGGAAAATTGTCAATCTAATCAACATATTTTATACGGCATGGAGAAATTTCTCCACGTTTCGTGGGAGATGTATACGGCCAACTTCTTCTACGTTAAATTTAATTATGGGCCTTTTGGTCGCATGCTATCTATCCCGGACCCGGTCAGTCCCATCCGTTGACTTTGGACTCCAGAGTTTCTCAAATTGTACGAGTTTTCAAATTGTACGAAATTGCATGCCTCGATCGACATTAATTAATTcgaaaacaataaataaattgagTAATAGtatatgtaataaataaattaattgaatattatatatatatatacacacacacacacacacacacatatatatatatatatatatatatatatgtatatatatatatacctagaAGGGTTCTGTATTTTGATTAAAAATGGCGGAAGCACTGGGAGAGGAGCAGATTGCTGAGTTTAGGGATGCCTTCTGCTTGATTGACAAAAATTCTGATGGTCAGTTTCCTTCTCTTCTTTTGGTATATATTTGATGAACATTTAATCGAATCAGAAATTCCGAAATAATATTTATGTGATTTTTTTTCGCGTTCGCGTATTACACCAGTGTATCTTAAATCAAGTAGACCTTTGTGAAAGTTTGAGTTAAAATCCTTATAAGAGCTAGCAACATTTTTTCGTAAAACATGACATTTTAAGAATACATCACcacatgcaatttttttttttcctttttccatTTGAAGGAGTGATCGACATAGAAGAACTAGCGATAGCGATTCAATCGTTAGACGAAAATACGAAAAGGGAAGAACTCGAAGAAATGATGAACGAGGTCGATGGCGAGATGGATTTCGAAGAGTTCATAAATATCATGGCTAGGAAAATAAAGGTACAAAataacatatatgttttatttatttatctaaaAAAAGGTACAAAATATGAATAATAACCTCATATTCTAGATTTAATCGttagtatatattataattttaattattttgtttcatttgaaataaatttattaatcgATTGGATTAAATTGATAAACATAATTGCAGGAAAATATGGTCGATGAACTCAGAGAAGCTTTCCAAGTTTTTGATCGGGATCAAGATGGATTCGTATCTGCCATTGAGGTCAAATTCGATTTactataaaatattcatttaatattttaccGATTGAAATGGTCaagattttgttaaaaaaatttaaattatattatttactaaatcttaaatttttttaaaataattaaacagtaataaatttattttagtaAAAAAAATGAAGGTGTCAAACTCATATAGAGAAAGACCAAGTTCTGAATATGATTTGTGCCATGGATTTTTCAAAATCCCGTTGCTACATGACGTCGAATATTATTGTCGCGGCGACGCCGTGGCTATTTGCAATTCATAATGTAGAAATTGGAAATGCAGCTGAAAATGGTGATGATTAACTTGGGGAAGAGACTTACGAATGAGGAAGCCACGCAAATGATAATAGCCGCTGATGTAGATGGAGATGGCCTTATTAGTTGTGACGAATTTGTGAAGATTATGATAGCTTCttctttttaaatatattgtttttattcataataaataTATCCCTACAAAATTactagaaaataaattttttattttgagaaaATTTGTTCGAAATACGACATTTAAtggaaaatttatataaaaatattctgtatgaaat contains:
- the LOC140829651 gene encoding calmodulin-like; protein product: MAEALGEEQIAEFRDAFCLIDKNSDGVIDIEELAIAIQSLDENTKREELEEMMNEVDGEMDFEEFINIMARKIKENMVDELREAFQVFDRDQDGFVSAIELKMVMINLGKRLTNEEATQMIIAADVDGDGLISCDEFVKIMIASSF